One genomic segment of Jaculus jaculus isolate mJacJac1 chromosome 2, mJacJac1.mat.Y.cur, whole genome shotgun sequence includes these proteins:
- the LOC101613147 gene encoding cytochrome c-like produces MGEVEKDKKIFVQKCAQCHIVERGGKHRTNGFHGLYGRKAGQATGFSYTDANKNKGIIWGEDTLMEYLENHKKYISGRSMIFTGNKEKGERAGLVDYFKKATNE; encoded by the coding sequence ATGGGTGAGGTTGAGAAAGATAAGAAGATCTTTGTTCAGAAGTGTGCCCAGTGCCACATTGTGGAAAGGGGAGGCAAGCACAGGACTAATGGTTTCCATGGTTTGTATGGGAGGAAGGCTGGTCAGGCCACTGGATTCTCTTACACAGATGCTAATAAGAACAAAGGCATCATCTGGGGAGAGGACACACTGATGGAATATTTGGAGAATCACAAGAAGTACATTTCTGGAAGAAGCATGATTTTCACTGGCaacaaggagaaaggagaaagggcagGCCTAGTAGATTACTTTAAAAAAGCTACCAATGAGTAA